In a single window of the Vitis vinifera cultivar Pinot Noir 40024 chromosome 6, ASM3070453v1 genome:
- the LOC100243326 gene encoding uncharacterized protein LOC100243326 isoform X3, whose protein sequence is MVSSGNNSNRGSSMLPADMPPLPHCLPLEPITLGNPKYTRSGELRKVLGVSLGSTSEDHSFGVAHSKPSPPVATEELKHFKESIIDTRKKARDRVKTFRDSIFKLDKYREALGSKKRQRTDLSERSGGANLLKVGSQISRNSHDIATQRLEERTKNVVLNKRVRTSVADARPEGRAMIISRQQMVKEKDRDLLKAGVGASVQIEEKVNRLPAGGEGWDKKMKRKRSVGAVVSRVLNGDRDTKRAIHPRLNAESKLRSGDAHSFRSRSSPGVSGMNKSEDSSEPASSNACTVRRNELDSVPLPRERTTAMEQRIVAKGNNNCRPNIHEDNPGGSPSRVIKGKISRAPRTGSVMMADSSPDVHSSSGALEGWEQPSITKVSLLGVVNNQKRPLSTASSSQPMAQWVGQRPHKISRTRRASLVSPVSNHDEAQVSSQGFVTSDFSAKISSNGTIGAIISSGVDNNIPKFKIELENVSSPVGLSESEESGAGGNKLKEKGNDSSENAVDAVHKVGSFILPTRKNKIIIREEVGSGMQKQGRSGRGSSLSKPNIPPMREKLENRPTEKPLQTMRPGSDKNKSKSGRPPSKKLTDRKTFTRAGQVLNTGSSDFTGESDDDYEDLLAAAKAANNTSNMACSSPFWKKMESFFASVSLEDVSYLKQQTRDSGDRQGSLSNQESSKADASCGTFDMGWRLDKVTPMYHRVLSALIEEDESEELYHHSEGKNLSFQYASDDSHCGSCNHFDGELKDRDRVEFEVESKEDSQSQKSSFLDRYSSDRSVASNTIRNQSLSNSLYNNEQSQGDDGLSHSDVGFIGDICQNDLGTPHPRQINNSGISSFDCQYQLMCLDDRLLLELQSIGLYPETMPDLAEGEEGINQEIVTLKEKLYQQVGKKKTNMGQIDKAVQNGSDFERRDIEQVAMNQLVEMAYRKRLACRGSSASKSMMRKVSKQVAMAFVKRTLARCRKFEDTGRSCFSEPALQDIIFSVPSCNSDAKSADCVGSGTASNTYNEACNHQPEALGSVTGAVSSNLERQDSHSDNLERDSSHVVQAITHSSGQVFLRAKKREMLLDNVVGSTVPSGVKGKSSERDNSVSGAGRSSLGSSRSERKTKKPKEKTNGLHGSSAEAGHTSSPSVGGFSQSAANASKKVSREAGLVSPGNNPQGSSKEAEEPIDFSNLQLHELDLELSVSNDLGGHQDLGSWLNFDEDGLQDHDSVGLEIPMDDLTDLNMIM, encoded by the exons ATGGTAAGTTCTGGGAATAATTCAAATCGAGGGAGTTCTATGTTGCCAGCGGATATGCCACCATTGCCCCATTGTCTGCCATTAGAGCCGATTACATTAGGTAATCCGAAATATACCCGATCAGGAGAGTTGAGAAAAGTTCTTGGAGTTTCTCTCGGAAGTACATCAGAGGATCACTCATTTGGAGTTGCTCACTCTAAGCCTTCTCCTCCCGTGGCAACAGAGGAGCTAAAACATTTTAAAGAAAGCATCATAGATACCCGTAAAAAGGCCAG GGATAGAGTAAAAACGTTTCGGGACTCCATATTCAAATTGGATAAGTATAGGGAGGCGCTAGGCTCAAAAAAGCGTCAACGAACTGATCTAAGTGAAAGATCAGGTGGAGCAAACTTGTTGAAGGTGGGAAGTCAAATTTCTAGGAACTCTCATGATATTGCAACTCAAAGGTTGGAGGAGCGAACTAAGAATGTTGTCTTGAACAAGCGTGTTCGCACATCAGTGGCAGATGCACGG CCAGAGGGTAGGGCCATGATCATTTCAAGACAGCAGATGGTCAAGGAAAAGGATCGAGATTTGCTCAAGGCTGGTGTTGGGGCCTCTGTTCAGATTGAAGAAAAGGTCAACAGACTGCCTGCTGGAGGTGAAGGATgggataaaaaaatgaaaagaaagcgTTCTGTAGGAGCTGTAGTTAGTCGAGTCCTAAATGGTGATCGAGATACAAAACGAGCTATACATCCAAGGCTGAATGCTGAATCTAAGTTGCGATCTGGTGATGCTCATAGTTTCAG ATCTAGATCTTCTCCTGGTGTTAGTGGAATGAACAAGTCAGAGGATTCTTCTGAGCCTGCTAGTTCTAATGCTTGTACTGTTCGTAGGAATGAGCTTGACAGTGTCCCTCTTCCAAGGGAACGTACAACTGCAATGGAGCAGAGAATTGTTGCCAAAGGAAACAATAA TTGCAGGCCGAATATTCATGAAGACAACCCTGGAGGCAGTCCTAGTAGAGTGATAAAAGGGAAGATTTCGAGAGCACCACGAACAGGTTCTGTCATGATGGCTGACTCATCTCCTGATGTTCACTCTTCATCTGGAGCTCTTGAAGGTTGGGAACAGCCTAGCATAACCAAAGTCTCTCTTTTGGGAGTGGTAAACAACCAGAAACGCCCGTTGTCTACAGCTTCATCTTCTCAACCCATGGCACAGTGGGTTGGCCAGAGACCACATAAAATTTCACGAACGAGAAGAGCAAGTCTTGTATCTCCTGTCTCAAATCATGATGAAGCTCAGGTTTCATCTCAAGGCTTTGTAACTTCCGATTTTAGTGCTAAGATTTCTTCCAATGGAACCATTGGGGCAATAATTTCTAGTGGTGTAGATAATAATATCCCAAAGTTTAAAATAGAGCTTGAGAATGTTTCATCTCCGGTTGGATTATCTGAAAGTGAAGAATCAGGAGCTGGGGGAAACAAGttaaaagagaaaggaaatgaTAGCAGTGAGAATGCAGTGGATGCAGTTCACAAAGTCGGGTCTTTTATATTGCCTACTAGAAAGAATAAAATCATCATTAGAGAAGAAGTCGGAAGTGGTATGCAGAAACAAGGAAGGAGTGGAAGGGGTTCATCCTTATCCAAGCCAAACATTCCTCCAATGAGGGAGAAGTTAGAGAACCGGCCAACAGAAAAGCCACTTCAGACCATGAGGCCTGGTTCTGATAAGAATAAGAG TAAATCAGGCCGCCCACCTTCAAAAAAGTTGACAGATCGGAAGACTTTTACTCGTGCTGGGCAGGTGTTGAACACTGGTTCCTCAGATTTCACAg GTGAATCAGATGATGACTATGAAGACTTATTAGCAGCTGCCAAAGCTGCCAATAACACTAGCA ATATGGCTTGTTCTAGTCCATTCTGGAAGAAAATGGAATCTTTTTTTGCTTCTGTCAGCTTGGAAGACGTTTCCTACCTGAAGCAGCAG ACGAGGGACTCTGGTGATAGACAAGGAAGCCTCTCAAATCAAGAATCATCTAAGGCTGATGCTTCATGTGGAACATTCGACATGGGATGGAGGTTGGACAAGGTTACTCCCATGTACCACAGAGTTCTCTCTGCTTTGATTGAAGAGGATGAAAGTGAAGAACTTTATCACCACAGTGAAGGAAAAAATCTATCTTTtcaatatgcaagtgatgattctCACTGTGGGTCATGTAACCATTTTGACGGTGAACTTAAAGATAGGGATAGGGTGGAATTCGAGGTTGAATCCAAAGAGGATTCTCAGAGTCAGAAAAGTTCTTTTTTGGACAGATACTCTTCTGATCGGAGTGTTGCATCTAACACAATTAGGAATCAAAGCCTGTCCAATTCTTTATATAACAATGAGCAGTCAcaaggagatgatggcttatcGCATTCAGATGTGGGGTTTATTGGTGATATTTGTCAGAATGATCTGGGTACACCGCATCCTAGGCAAATAAATAATTCTGGCATTTCTTCTTTTGACTGCCAATATCAGCTAATGTGTCTGGATGACAGGCTTCTGCTGGAGCTACAGAGTATTGGCTTATATCCAGAGACAATG CCTGATTTAGCTGAGGGAGAGGAAGGGATTAATCAAGAGATTGTGACACTTAAGGAGAAACTGTATCAACAG GTTGGGAAAAAGAAGACGAATATGGGGCAAATTGATAAAGCTGTTCAAAATGGGAGTGATTTCGAAAGAAG GGATATTGAACAGGTTGCAATGAATCAACTTGTTGAGATGGCTTACAGAAAACGACTG GCTTGCCGGGGGAGCAGTGCTTCAAAAAGTATGATGCGCAAGGTCTCAAAACAAGTTGCCATGGCTTTTGTTAAGCGCACTCTTGCTAGATGTCGGAAATTTGAAGATACGGGAAGGAGTTGCTTTAGTGAGCCTGCACTGCAAGATATCATTTTCTCAGTTCCGTCATGCAACAGTGATGCAAAATCCGCTGATTGTGTTGGCTCAGGAACTGCTAGCAATACATACAATGAAGCTTGTAACCATCAACCAGAAGCATTGGGATCTG TCACAGGTGCTGTTTCAAGCAATCTTGAGAGACAGGATTCTCACAGTGATAATCTTGAGAGAGATTCTTCACATGTTGTTCAAGCTATAACTCATTCGAGTGGACAAGTTTTTCTCAGGGCAAAGAAGAGGGAAATGCTGCTTGATAATGTTGTTGGCAGCACTGTCCCCAGTGGAGTGAAGGGAAAGAGTAGTGAGAGGGACAATTCTGTATCTGGAGCTGGTCGCTCTTCATTGGGCAGCTCTAGGAGTGAGCGCAAAACAAAAAAGCCCAAGGAAAAGACAAACGGGCTTCACGGCAGTTCTGCAGAAGCAGGGCATACTTCATCTCCATCTGTTGGTGGGTTCAGTCAATCAGCCGCTAATGCTAGCAAAAAAGTAAGCAGAGAAGCTGGGTTGGTTTCTCCTGGAAACAATCCCCAGGGTTCATCCAAAGAGGCAGAGGAACCCATTGATTTTTCAAACTTGCAGCTACATGAATTAGATTTAGAACTTAGTGTATCCAATGACCTTGGTGGGCATCAAGATCTCGGTTCTTGGCTAAACTTTGATGAAGACGGCCTGCAAGATCATGATTCCGTGGGTCTTGAAATACCGATGGATGACCTCACAGATCTAAATATGATCATGTAG
- the LOC100243326 gene encoding uncharacterized protein LOC100243326 isoform X4, translated as MVSSGNNSNRGSSMLPADMPPLPHCLPLEPITLGNPKYTRSGELRKVLGVSLGSTSEDHSFGVAHSKPSPPVATEELKHFKESIIDTRKKARDRVKTFRDSIFKLDKYREALGSKKRQRTDLSERSGGANLLKVGSQISRNSHDIATQRLEERTKNVVLNKRVRTSVADARPEGRAMIISRQQMVKEKDRDLLKAGVGASVQIEEKVNRLPAGGEGWDKKMKRKRSVGAVVSRVLNGDRDTKRAIHPRLNAESKLRSGDAHSFRSRSSPGVSGMNKSEDSSEPASSNACTVRRNELDSVPLPRERTTAMEQRIVAKGNNKPNIHEDNPGGSPSRVIKGKISRAPRTGSVMMADSSPDVHSSSGALEGWEQPSITKVSLLGVVNNQKRPLSTASSSQPMAQWVGQRPHKISRTRRASLVSPVSNHDEAQVSSQGFVTSDFSAKISSNGTIGAIISSGVDNNIPKFKIELENVSSPVGLSESEESGAGGNKLKEKGNDSSENAVDAVHKVGSFILPTRKNKIIIREEVGSGMQKQGRSGRGSSLSKPNIPPMREKLENRPTEKPLQTMRPGSDKNKSKSGRPPSKKLTDRKTFTRAGQVLNTGSSDFTGESDDDYEDLLAAAKAANNTSNMACSSPFWKKMESFFASVSLEDVSYLKQQTRDSGDRQGSLSNQESSKADASCGTFDMGWRLDKVTPMYHRVLSALIEEDESEELYHHSEGKNLSFQYASDDSHCGSCNHFDGELKDRDRVEFEVESKEDSQSQKSSFLDRYSSDRSVASNTIRNQSLSNSLYNNEQSQGDDGLSHSDVGFIGDICQNDLGTPHPRQINNSGISSFDCQYQLMCLDDRLLLELQSIGLYPETMPDLAEGEEGINQEIVTLKEKLYQQVGKKKTNMGQIDKAVQNGSDFERRDIEQVAMNQLVEMAYRKRLACRGSSASKSMMRKVSKQVAMAFVKRTLARCRKFEDTGRSCFSEPALQDIIFSVPSCNSDAKSADCVGSGTASNTYNEACNHQPEALGSVTGAVSSNLERQDSHSDNLERDSSHVVQAITHSSGQVFLRAKKREMLLDNVVGSTVPSGVKGKSSERDNSVSGAGRSSLGSSRSERKTKKPKEKTNGLHGSSAEAGHTSSPSVGGFSQSAANASKKVSREAGLVSPGNNPQGSSKEAEEPIDFSNLQLHELDLELSVSNDLGGHQDLGSWLNFDEDGLQDHDSVGLEIPMDDLTDLNMIM; from the exons ATGGTAAGTTCTGGGAATAATTCAAATCGAGGGAGTTCTATGTTGCCAGCGGATATGCCACCATTGCCCCATTGTCTGCCATTAGAGCCGATTACATTAGGTAATCCGAAATATACCCGATCAGGAGAGTTGAGAAAAGTTCTTGGAGTTTCTCTCGGAAGTACATCAGAGGATCACTCATTTGGAGTTGCTCACTCTAAGCCTTCTCCTCCCGTGGCAACAGAGGAGCTAAAACATTTTAAAGAAAGCATCATAGATACCCGTAAAAAGGCCAG GGATAGAGTAAAAACGTTTCGGGACTCCATATTCAAATTGGATAAGTATAGGGAGGCGCTAGGCTCAAAAAAGCGTCAACGAACTGATCTAAGTGAAAGATCAGGTGGAGCAAACTTGTTGAAGGTGGGAAGTCAAATTTCTAGGAACTCTCATGATATTGCAACTCAAAGGTTGGAGGAGCGAACTAAGAATGTTGTCTTGAACAAGCGTGTTCGCACATCAGTGGCAGATGCACGG CCAGAGGGTAGGGCCATGATCATTTCAAGACAGCAGATGGTCAAGGAAAAGGATCGAGATTTGCTCAAGGCTGGTGTTGGGGCCTCTGTTCAGATTGAAGAAAAGGTCAACAGACTGCCTGCTGGAGGTGAAGGATgggataaaaaaatgaaaagaaagcgTTCTGTAGGAGCTGTAGTTAGTCGAGTCCTAAATGGTGATCGAGATACAAAACGAGCTATACATCCAAGGCTGAATGCTGAATCTAAGTTGCGATCTGGTGATGCTCATAGTTTCAG ATCTAGATCTTCTCCTGGTGTTAGTGGAATGAACAAGTCAGAGGATTCTTCTGAGCCTGCTAGTTCTAATGCTTGTACTGTTCGTAGGAATGAGCTTGACAGTGTCCCTCTTCCAAGGGAACGTACAACTGCAATGGAGCAGAGAATTGTTGCCAAAGGAAACAATAA GCCGAATATTCATGAAGACAACCCTGGAGGCAGTCCTAGTAGAGTGATAAAAGGGAAGATTTCGAGAGCACCACGAACAGGTTCTGTCATGATGGCTGACTCATCTCCTGATGTTCACTCTTCATCTGGAGCTCTTGAAGGTTGGGAACAGCCTAGCATAACCAAAGTCTCTCTTTTGGGAGTGGTAAACAACCAGAAACGCCCGTTGTCTACAGCTTCATCTTCTCAACCCATGGCACAGTGGGTTGGCCAGAGACCACATAAAATTTCACGAACGAGAAGAGCAAGTCTTGTATCTCCTGTCTCAAATCATGATGAAGCTCAGGTTTCATCTCAAGGCTTTGTAACTTCCGATTTTAGTGCTAAGATTTCTTCCAATGGAACCATTGGGGCAATAATTTCTAGTGGTGTAGATAATAATATCCCAAAGTTTAAAATAGAGCTTGAGAATGTTTCATCTCCGGTTGGATTATCTGAAAGTGAAGAATCAGGAGCTGGGGGAAACAAGttaaaagagaaaggaaatgaTAGCAGTGAGAATGCAGTGGATGCAGTTCACAAAGTCGGGTCTTTTATATTGCCTACTAGAAAGAATAAAATCATCATTAGAGAAGAAGTCGGAAGTGGTATGCAGAAACAAGGAAGGAGTGGAAGGGGTTCATCCTTATCCAAGCCAAACATTCCTCCAATGAGGGAGAAGTTAGAGAACCGGCCAACAGAAAAGCCACTTCAGACCATGAGGCCTGGTTCTGATAAGAATAAGAG TAAATCAGGCCGCCCACCTTCAAAAAAGTTGACAGATCGGAAGACTTTTACTCGTGCTGGGCAGGTGTTGAACACTGGTTCCTCAGATTTCACAg GTGAATCAGATGATGACTATGAAGACTTATTAGCAGCTGCCAAAGCTGCCAATAACACTAGCA ATATGGCTTGTTCTAGTCCATTCTGGAAGAAAATGGAATCTTTTTTTGCTTCTGTCAGCTTGGAAGACGTTTCCTACCTGAAGCAGCAG ACGAGGGACTCTGGTGATAGACAAGGAAGCCTCTCAAATCAAGAATCATCTAAGGCTGATGCTTCATGTGGAACATTCGACATGGGATGGAGGTTGGACAAGGTTACTCCCATGTACCACAGAGTTCTCTCTGCTTTGATTGAAGAGGATGAAAGTGAAGAACTTTATCACCACAGTGAAGGAAAAAATCTATCTTTtcaatatgcaagtgatgattctCACTGTGGGTCATGTAACCATTTTGACGGTGAACTTAAAGATAGGGATAGGGTGGAATTCGAGGTTGAATCCAAAGAGGATTCTCAGAGTCAGAAAAGTTCTTTTTTGGACAGATACTCTTCTGATCGGAGTGTTGCATCTAACACAATTAGGAATCAAAGCCTGTCCAATTCTTTATATAACAATGAGCAGTCAcaaggagatgatggcttatcGCATTCAGATGTGGGGTTTATTGGTGATATTTGTCAGAATGATCTGGGTACACCGCATCCTAGGCAAATAAATAATTCTGGCATTTCTTCTTTTGACTGCCAATATCAGCTAATGTGTCTGGATGACAGGCTTCTGCTGGAGCTACAGAGTATTGGCTTATATCCAGAGACAATG CCTGATTTAGCTGAGGGAGAGGAAGGGATTAATCAAGAGATTGTGACACTTAAGGAGAAACTGTATCAACAG GTTGGGAAAAAGAAGACGAATATGGGGCAAATTGATAAAGCTGTTCAAAATGGGAGTGATTTCGAAAGAAG GGATATTGAACAGGTTGCAATGAATCAACTTGTTGAGATGGCTTACAGAAAACGACTG GCTTGCCGGGGGAGCAGTGCTTCAAAAAGTATGATGCGCAAGGTCTCAAAACAAGTTGCCATGGCTTTTGTTAAGCGCACTCTTGCTAGATGTCGGAAATTTGAAGATACGGGAAGGAGTTGCTTTAGTGAGCCTGCACTGCAAGATATCATTTTCTCAGTTCCGTCATGCAACAGTGATGCAAAATCCGCTGATTGTGTTGGCTCAGGAACTGCTAGCAATACATACAATGAAGCTTGTAACCATCAACCAGAAGCATTGGGATCTG TCACAGGTGCTGTTTCAAGCAATCTTGAGAGACAGGATTCTCACAGTGATAATCTTGAGAGAGATTCTTCACATGTTGTTCAAGCTATAACTCATTCGAGTGGACAAGTTTTTCTCAGGGCAAAGAAGAGGGAAATGCTGCTTGATAATGTTGTTGGCAGCACTGTCCCCAGTGGAGTGAAGGGAAAGAGTAGTGAGAGGGACAATTCTGTATCTGGAGCTGGTCGCTCTTCATTGGGCAGCTCTAGGAGTGAGCGCAAAACAAAAAAGCCCAAGGAAAAGACAAACGGGCTTCACGGCAGTTCTGCAGAAGCAGGGCATACTTCATCTCCATCTGTTGGTGGGTTCAGTCAATCAGCCGCTAATGCTAGCAAAAAAGTAAGCAGAGAAGCTGGGTTGGTTTCTCCTGGAAACAATCCCCAGGGTTCATCCAAAGAGGCAGAGGAACCCATTGATTTTTCAAACTTGCAGCTACATGAATTAGATTTAGAACTTAGTGTATCCAATGACCTTGGTGGGCATCAAGATCTCGGTTCTTGGCTAAACTTTGATGAAGACGGCCTGCAAGATCATGATTCCGTGGGTCTTGAAATACCGATGGATGACCTCACAGATCTAAATATGATCATGTAG